A genomic window from Luteitalea sp. includes:
- a CDS encoding type II toxin-antitoxin system RelE/ParE family toxin, giving the protein MAWSVETLNVTVDAELAELPPDMRARLVRIAELIESVGLPNVKEPHVRHIRGPLWEIRLKGKAGLARALYVTAREQRVVILRAFVKKTEKTSPGEIELALQRTKELKP; this is encoded by the coding sequence GTGGCCTGGAGCGTCGAGACTCTGAACGTGACCGTCGATGCCGAGCTGGCAGAGCTGCCGCCGGACATGCGAGCGCGACTCGTTCGGATTGCAGAGCTGATCGAATCGGTCGGCCTGCCGAACGTGAAGGAGCCGCACGTTCGCCACATCCGCGGGCCGCTTTGGGAGATTCGCCTCAAGGGGAAAGCCGGGCTTGCCCGCGCCCTCTACGTCACCGCCCGGGAGCAGCGTGTTGTCATCCTGAGAGCCTTTGTCAAAAAGACCGAGAAGACGTCGCCCGGCGAAATCGAGTTGGCGCTGCAAAGGACCAAGGAGCTGAAGCCATGA
- a CDS encoding helix-turn-helix domain-containing protein, with translation MTKISELHRRWSKDADYKDAYEGLSEEFDLARALIEARTAAGLSQSQLARRMKTSQSYIARIEGGKVRPSTDALERFAEATRTRLRIVFEPQSAR, from the coding sequence ATGACGAAGATCAGCGAGCTCCATCGCCGCTGGAGCAAGGACGCCGACTACAAGGACGCCTACGAAGGCCTGAGTGAGGAATTCGACCTCGCGCGGGCACTGATCGAGGCGCGGACGGCCGCGGGGCTGTCGCAGTCACAGCTCGCGCGGCGCATGAAGACCTCGCAGTCCTACATCGCACGGATCGAAGGTGGGAAGGTAAGGCCATCGACGGATGCGCTGGAACGGTTCGCGGAAGCCACGCGCACGCGATTGCGGATCGTCTTCGAACCGCAGTCTGCGCGGTGA
- a CDS encoding Dam family site-specific DNA-(adenine-N6)-methyltransferase: protein MGVVRAFRRPEPQPEPEPVKPPLKWAGGKRWQLPELVPYWLPHSSRRLVEPFCGGLAVATGLVPDRALLNDVNPHVINFYQWLKKGLPGDVEMVNDSRAYYRGRERFNDLLSTGKSQTAEAATLFYYLNRTGYNGLCRFNSKGGFNVPFGKYRTINYRTEFAEYREAFRGWMFTCMDFEQLEIEPSDFVYADPPYDVPFTQYSKGGFDWDEQQRAAEWLARHKGPVILSNQATPRIVKLYRSLKFNLEFLNAPRRISCTGDRTPAPEVLATRNLR, encoded by the coding sequence ATGGGCGTAGTTCGCGCGTTCCGCCGTCCCGAGCCACAGCCGGAGCCTGAGCCCGTCAAGCCCCCGCTGAAGTGGGCGGGCGGCAAGCGCTGGCAGCTCCCCGAACTCGTGCCGTACTGGTTGCCGCACTCGTCGCGCCGGCTTGTCGAGCCATTCTGCGGCGGGCTGGCCGTCGCCACGGGCCTGGTGCCGGACCGGGCATTGCTCAATGACGTCAATCCGCACGTCATCAACTTTTACCAATGGCTCAAGAAGGGCCTGCCCGGCGACGTCGAGATGGTGAACGACTCCCGCGCGTACTACCGCGGGCGCGAACGGTTCAACGACCTGCTCTCGACAGGCAAGAGCCAGACCGCCGAGGCCGCCACGCTCTTCTACTACCTGAACCGCACCGGCTACAACGGCCTCTGCCGCTTCAACAGCAAGGGCGGCTTCAACGTGCCGTTTGGCAAGTACAGGACCATCAACTACCGGACGGAGTTCGCGGAGTACCGCGAGGCTTTCCGCGGGTGGATGTTCACGTGCATGGACTTCGAGCAGCTTGAGATCGAGCCGTCCGACTTCGTGTACGCCGACCCGCCGTACGATGTCCCGTTCACGCAGTACTCGAAGGGCGGCTTCGACTGGGACGAACAGCAGCGCGCCGCCGAGTGGCTCGCCAGGCACAAGGGGCCGGTCATCCTGTCGAACCAGGCGACACCGCGCATCGTGAAGCTGTACCGCTCACTGAAGTTCAACCTAGAGTTCCTCAATGCGCCCCGGCGCATCAGCTGCACCGGCGATCGTACGCCGGCACCGGAAGTGCTCGCCACCCGTAACCTGCGATGA
- a CDS encoding PIG-L family deacetylase, which produces MAEQHARVLTVMAHPDDVEILVGGMLLHLTGAGWEAAVITMTAGDCGSSETPSKDEISRIRYAEAEASAASIGARYACAGLADVEVFANAESVRRVVELLRTFVPDVVITHSPSDYMLDHEETARIVRGAVFAGAMPLYQTRHAPPAAPLPSTPALYYADPVEGLDPMGRRVYPDFYIDISEQIEGKRKLLAHHVSQRAWLRRQHGVDEYLERMTEWAAIYGRECGVAHAEGFRQHLGHGYPREPRLQDALKSHLRTRTDHRAGLLDRDQVS; this is translated from the coding sequence ATGGCGGAACAACATGCTCGTGTGCTGACCGTGATGGCGCACCCGGACGATGTGGAGATCCTAGTTGGAGGTATGCTGTTGCATCTCACGGGAGCCGGTTGGGAGGCTGCCGTCATCACCATGACGGCGGGCGATTGTGGATCGAGTGAGACGCCAAGCAAAGACGAGATCTCGCGCATCCGATATGCCGAGGCCGAGGCGTCGGCGGCGTCCATCGGTGCTCGATATGCGTGTGCAGGGCTCGCCGATGTGGAAGTCTTTGCCAATGCAGAAAGTGTGCGCAGAGTCGTCGAGCTTCTTCGGACATTTGTGCCGGACGTCGTGATCACGCACTCGCCGTCGGACTATATGCTGGATCATGAAGAGACTGCTCGCATTGTTCGGGGCGCCGTCTTTGCGGGGGCGATGCCCTTGTATCAAACGAGACATGCGCCGCCAGCAGCACCGCTGCCCTCGACGCCGGCTCTTTACTATGCAGATCCCGTCGAGGGCCTGGACCCAATGGGGCGGCGTGTCTACCCAGACTTCTACATCGACATTAGTGAGCAGATAGAGGGCAAGCGCAAGCTACTCGCTCACCATGTTTCACAGCGTGCCTGGCTGCGGCGTCAGCACGGTGTCGACGAATATCTTGAACGCATGACCGAGTGGGCCGCCATCTACGGCCGGGAGTGCGGCGTGGCGCATGCGGAGGGCTTCCGCCAGCACCTTGGTCACGGCTATCCTCGGGAGCCGAGGCTTCAGGACGCGCTCAAGTCGCATCTGCGTACACGCACGGATCATCGCGCAGGTCTGCTTGATCGTGACCAGGTGTCGTGA
- a CDS encoding gfo/Idh/MocA family oxidoreductase gives MSDLKVGVVGLGWVAGAHIETFRNIDGADVTAVCTRRHVDEAELAKQFGIPVKMYRNYDEMLNDPSLDVIDICTPHSLHPGQAIAAAQAGKHLLIEKPIALTYEDTKAVGAAVRKAGVKTCVCFELRFSGQGMAIRSMLDQGLVGSVYYGEVDYYHGIGPWYKQFSWNVKKAMGGSSLLTAGCHALDLLLWYMDGPVEEVSSYSTKTTSPDFRDYEYDTTSVTLLKFEDGRVGKVASVIDCQQPYYFHIHLVGSEGSVLDDRFYSAKLKGTTKDRWSRAAVPLIDSGDVAHHPYQPQFQAFVDSIRRDEPMPLTDFDTACASHRVAFAADRSAQERRAVKLSELD, from the coding sequence ATGAGTGATCTCAAGGTAGGTGTTGTTGGGCTCGGCTGGGTGGCAGGTGCTCACATCGAGACGTTCAGGAACATCGACGGTGCCGATGTGACGGCGGTGTGCACACGACGTCACGTCGATGAGGCGGAGCTAGCGAAGCAGTTCGGGATCCCGGTGAAGATGTACCGGAACTACGACGAGATGCTCAATGATCCGTCACTAGACGTCATCGATATTTGCACGCCTCACTCGCTGCATCCTGGCCAGGCGATCGCCGCTGCCCAGGCGGGGAAGCACCTGCTCATCGAGAAGCCGATCGCGCTCACCTATGAGGACACGAAAGCCGTCGGGGCCGCGGTTCGCAAGGCAGGAGTCAAGACGTGCGTCTGCTTCGAGCTCCGCTTCAGCGGCCAGGGCATGGCCATTCGCTCGATGCTCGACCAAGGCCTCGTGGGCAGCGTGTATTACGGAGAGGTGGATTACTATCACGGGATCGGCCCCTGGTACAAGCAGTTCTCTTGGAACGTCAAGAAAGCCATGGGAGGCAGTAGTCTGCTGACAGCGGGGTGTCATGCGCTCGATCTGTTGCTCTGGTACATGGACGGGCCGGTGGAGGAGGTGTCGAGCTACAGCACCAAGACGACGAGCCCTGACTTTCGAGACTACGAGTACGACACAACGTCGGTGACACTGCTGAAGTTCGAAGATGGCCGAGTGGGGAAGGTCGCCTCCGTGATCGATTGCCAGCAACCTTACTACTTTCACATCCATCTGGTGGGGAGTGAAGGAAGCGTGCTGGACGATCGATTTTACAGCGCCAAATTGAAGGGTACGACGAAAGACCGCTGGAGCCGCGCGGCCGTCCCGTTGATCGACTCGGGAGACGTTGCACACCATCCATACCAACCGCAGTTCCAGGCCTTCGTGGACAGCATTCGACGAGATGAGCCGATGCCGTTGACGGACTTCGACACCGCGTGTGCGTCACACAGGGTCGCGTTTGCTGCGGACCGGTCGGCTCAGGAGCGCCGCGCGGTCAAGCTGTCCGAGCTGGACTGA
- a CDS encoding helix-turn-helix domain-containing protein, whose protein sequence is MVGMSGSRFMKFFKQATGRTFVSYVTHVRLAQACEMLRHTDRSVSEIAAAVGLPDHPYFDRKLKQHFRTSPRAMRAQWAKPTRV, encoded by the coding sequence ATGGTCGGGATGAGCGGATCGCGGTTCATGAAGTTCTTCAAGCAGGCGACCGGCCGCACGTTCGTCAGCTATGTCACGCACGTCCGCCTGGCGCAGGCGTGTGAGATGCTGCGACACACCGATCGCAGCGTGTCCGAAATCGCGGCGGCCGTCGGCTTGCCTGACCATCCATATTTCGACCGGAAGCTCAAGCAGCACTTCCGGACCTCACCGCGCGCGATGCGCGCGCAGTGGGCAAAGCCCACACGTGTATGA
- a CDS encoding TIM barrel protein, giving the protein MSHTRTTIGTTSYGFRYLLLDERRAPPLSAVVRQTRDVGLQALQICENARPLTMGVAEWRDLLQLAGDIGLALHMGCMTLDLDTLARYLERAATIPGASALRLVMEDEVGERPSADRIARFLDDATLRARDAGLTLVLENHFHIPCRVLAEAVRGYPESAVAFCLDSANSLRNWESADQVFDLLDPRAAFYHLKDYRVRGSNVGFEVGGAPLGEGALDLRACLQRIHARHAAPLIFLENWVPATGDWTADVAADAAWLARSRANLERALMSP; this is encoded by the coding sequence ATGAGCCATACTCGGACGACCATCGGCACCACCAGTTATGGGTTTCGTTACCTGCTCTTGGATGAGCGCCGGGCACCTCCGCTCAGTGCGGTCGTGCGACAGACGCGTGACGTGGGCTTGCAAGCCCTGCAGATCTGCGAGAACGCGCGGCCGCTGACGATGGGCGTCGCCGAGTGGCGAGACCTCCTCCAGTTGGCAGGCGATATCGGGCTGGCGCTGCACATGGGATGCATGACGCTGGATCTCGATACGCTCGCGCGCTATCTCGAGCGGGCGGCCACGATCCCGGGCGCGTCGGCGTTGCGCCTGGTGATGGAAGACGAGGTCGGCGAGCGCCCATCGGCCGATCGGATTGCACGGTTCCTGGACGACGCGACCCTCCGGGCACGCGACGCGGGGCTCACGCTGGTGCTCGAGAACCACTTCCACATCCCCTGTCGCGTTCTGGCGGAAGCGGTCCGCGGCTACCCAGAGAGCGCCGTGGCGTTCTGCCTCGACTCGGCGAATTCACTGCGCAACTGGGAGTCCGCTGACCAGGTCTTCGATCTGCTCGACCCTCGCGCGGCGTTCTATCATCTCAAGGATTATCGCGTGCGAGGATCGAACGTCGGATTCGAGGTCGGGGGTGCGCCGTTGGGCGAAGGCGCGCTCGACCTCCGCGCCTGCCTGCAGCGGATCCATGCTCGGCATGCTGCGCCGTTGATCTTTCTCGAGAACTGGGTGCCGGCCACCGGAGACTGGACGGCGGACGTCGCGGCGGATGCGGCGTGGCTGGCTCGCTCGCGGGCGAATCTCGAACGCGCGTTGATGTCCCCGTAA
- a CDS encoding NAD-dependent epimerase/dehydratase family protein encodes MKVFVIGATGYIGGAVAQGLVGDGHQVLGMARSEQKAAQLQARGIQPVLATLYDRRVIEKTAASADAVVSAADSDNAYTVTALLGALRDSGKWLIHTSGSSIVGDRAEGHASDAIYDEESRPAPRLEKRARVAIDEAVLGAASDGVRSVVICPTMVYGVGQGLHEHSVQVPMLARLTREYGAGVHIGPGKNRWSNVHIEDLVNLYRISLTEVPGGTFLFGANGEAALRDIAAAISRRLGFQGRTVGISAEEGIHRVGAEASEFALASNSRVRAVAARALGWRPRHDDLLEGIDSGAYPV; translated from the coding sequence ATGAAGGTATTCGTAATCGGAGCCACAGGCTATATCGGTGGCGCCGTGGCGCAGGGCCTGGTGGGGGATGGACATCAAGTTCTGGGGATGGCGCGCTCGGAGCAGAAAGCGGCGCAACTGCAGGCACGTGGCATCCAGCCCGTGCTTGCGACACTCTACGATCGGCGAGTCATCGAAAAGACCGCCGCGTCCGCCGATGCGGTTGTCAGCGCGGCTGACTCGGACAATGCGTACACGGTGACGGCACTGCTCGGTGCGCTCCGGGACAGCGGTAAATGGCTGATCCACACGTCGGGCTCCAGCATCGTTGGGGACCGGGCGGAAGGTCACGCATCGGATGCGATTTACGACGAGGAATCCCGGCCTGCTCCAAGACTGGAAAAGCGGGCGCGAGTGGCAATCGACGAGGCGGTGCTCGGTGCAGCGTCGGATGGCGTGCGGTCCGTCGTGATCTGCCCCACCATGGTCTACGGCGTGGGTCAGGGCCTGCATGAGCACTCGGTGCAAGTGCCGATGCTCGCTCGGCTGACACGCGAGTACGGTGCCGGTGTGCACATCGGTCCGGGTAAGAATCGATGGTCCAACGTGCACATCGAGGACCTCGTAAACCTGTACCGCATCAGTCTGACCGAGGTGCCAGGCGGAACCTTCCTGTTCGGCGCGAACGGAGAAGCCGCCCTGAGAGACATCGCCGCCGCTATCAGTCGCAGGCTCGGGTTCCAGGGAAGGACGGTCGGCATTTCCGCGGAAGAAGGCATTCATCGGGTCGGTGCCGAGGCTTCTGAGTTCGCGCTGGCGTCCAACAGCCGCGTGCGCGCCGTGGCAGCGCGCGCTCTGGGTTGGCGGCCGCGACATGACGATCTTCTCGAGGGAATCGACTCGGGAGCGTATCCCGTGTAA
- a CDS encoding PQQ-binding-like beta-propeller repeat protein yields the protein MTTDAARWSIATRVAFSVLTTAGLLGWAAPEAAGQNWPQWRGPSSVGISPESNLPTRWSTTENMAWRAPLAGLGTSSPIVWGDRVFVTSQIGSARVAPGSHPQLARDNRSLAERESAIGGRRSASDAEIWLVVEAFRRSDGRRLWQYRTDATGPLPELHEKHNLATPTPVTDGERVYAWFGNGQLVALDMEGRVVWTRHLGIEYSPFEAQWGHGSSPMLHGDLLLLLCDHLPSSYLLALDARTGKERWKADRGAGRVSHSTPVVIPGPEGDELLVNSSERIDVYDPATGTLLWYADGDRQTPIPSAVFHEGRIYMSRGYRNSDYMAIRPGGRGDVTKTHIDWRAPAGASYVPSILYYDGLLYLTNEIGVVTCADARSGERVWQHRLDSVFFASPVAGDGKIYLVSETGETIVLRAGREPDVLARNDLAERFIASPAISNGRLFLRSDRTLFAVGN from the coding sequence ATGACGACCGATGCCGCACGCTGGAGTATCGCGACACGCGTGGCGTTCAGCGTCCTGACGACCGCGGGCCTGCTTGGATGGGCCGCTCCTGAAGCCGCCGGGCAGAACTGGCCGCAGTGGCGTGGCCCGTCCAGCGTTGGCATTTCGCCTGAATCGAACCTCCCCACCCGTTGGAGCACCACGGAGAACATGGCATGGCGGGCGCCGCTCGCGGGACTGGGGACCTCGTCTCCCATCGTGTGGGGCGACCGGGTGTTCGTCACGTCGCAGATCGGCAGCGCGCGGGTCGCGCCAGGCTCTCATCCGCAATTGGCGCGCGACAATCGCTCGCTTGCGGAGCGCGAAAGCGCCATTGGAGGCCGGCGATCCGCCTCGGACGCAGAGATCTGGCTGGTCGTGGAGGCATTCCGGCGATCCGACGGCCGCAGACTGTGGCAATACCGCACCGACGCTACGGGGCCGCTCCCCGAGCTTCACGAAAAGCACAATCTGGCCACGCCCACGCCGGTCACCGACGGCGAGCGCGTGTACGCCTGGTTCGGCAACGGCCAGCTCGTGGCACTCGATATGGAGGGACGCGTCGTGTGGACGCGCCATCTCGGTATCGAGTACTCGCCGTTCGAGGCGCAATGGGGCCACGGCAGCTCGCCAATGCTCCATGGCGATCTGCTCCTCCTGCTGTGCGACCACCTGCCGAGCTCGTACCTGCTGGCGCTCGACGCGCGCACGGGGAAAGAGCGCTGGAAGGCGGACCGCGGCGCAGGTCGCGTTTCACACAGCACACCGGTGGTGATCCCGGGACCGGAGGGAGACGAGCTCCTCGTCAACTCCTCGGAGCGAATCGACGTCTACGACCCGGCGACGGGAACGCTCCTGTGGTACGCCGACGGCGACCGCCAGACACCAATTCCGTCGGCCGTCTTCCACGAGGGGCGAATCTACATGAGCCGCGGCTATCGCAACAGCGACTACATGGCCATCCGGCCGGGCGGCCGAGGCGACGTGACGAAGACGCACATCGACTGGCGGGCGCCAGCCGGTGCGTCGTATGTGCCTTCAATCCTGTACTACGACGGGTTGCTCTACCTGACGAACGAGATTGGCGTCGTCACATGTGCCGACGCGCGCAGCGGCGAGCGTGTCTGGCAGCATCGCCTCGACAGCGTGTTCTTCGCGTCGCCAGTTGCGGGCGATGGCAAGATCTATCTGGTGAGTGAAACAGGCGAAACGATCGTACTGCGCGCGGGACGCGAGCCGGATGTTCTGGCACGGAACGACCTCGCCGAACGCTTCATCGCGTCGCCGGCGATCTCGAACGGACGGCTGTTCCTGCGGAGTGATCGAACGTTGTTTGCGGTGGGAAACTAA
- a CDS encoding fumarylacetoacetate hydrolase translates to MLLSGSCACCSWKTTRPSPRSSPRACAKPSGRTVRLADVKLLPPAEAKKVIAAGLNYRSHIGQQSPAKYVGLFAKLPTSLIGHDADIVYPVDATNVHYEAEICVVMGRKAKNITEAQVKDHVFGVAPCNDVSERDWQKADLQWFRAKGADTFGPIGPALVRGANYNKLKLIGRHNGKVVQETTTDLLIFSIDNVVSYISRYVTLEPGDVIFTGTPGTTQAVQPGDTFEVEIEGIGTLRNKVVAEQRPLASR, encoded by the coding sequence ATGCTGCTTTCAGGATCATGCGCGTGCTGCTCGTGGAAGACGACTCGACCATCGCCGCGTTCGTCGCCAAGGGCCTGCGCGAAGCCGAGCGGACGCACCGTGCGCCTGGCGGACGTCAAGCTCCTACCGCCTGCCGAGGCTAAGAAGGTCATCGCAGCCGGTCTGAACTACCGCAGCCATATCGGCCAGCAGTCGCCGGCAAAGTACGTCGGCCTGTTCGCGAAGCTGCCCACCTCCCTCATCGGCCACGACGCCGACATCGTGTATCCGGTGGACGCCACGAACGTTCACTACGAAGCCGAAATCTGCGTCGTGATGGGCCGGAAGGCGAAGAACATCACGGAGGCGCAGGTGAAGGACCACGTGTTCGGTGTGGCGCCGTGCAACGACGTGAGCGAGCGCGATTGGCAGAAGGCCGATCTGCAGTGGTTCCGCGCCAAGGGCGCCGACACGTTCGGTCCGATCGGCCCGGCGCTGGTCCGCGGGGCCAACTACAACAAGCTGAAGCTGATTGGTCGCCACAACGGCAAGGTCGTGCAGGAGACGACGACCGATCTGCTGATCTTCTCGATCGACAACGTGGTGAGCTACATCAGCCGCTATGTCACCCTGGAGCCCGGCGACGTGATCTTCACCGGAACGCCCGGCACGACGCAGGCCGTGCAGCCGGGTGACACGTTCGAAGTCGAGATCGAGGGCATCGGCACGCTTCGCAACAAGGTCGTGGCCGAACAGCGCCCACTCGCGTCCCGCTGA
- a CDS encoding CHRD domain-containing protein: MALLTVLVGIPLISRDSPPLEDPIPEPIRTGNVEISLAPVADGLTAPNWGTFAPGCAELSGRLYVTDQDGILWGIELATGEKDVILDVSAMLVSLGVGGPGTFDERGFLGVAFHPDYAQNGLLYTYTSEPVAGPADYSTMPEGVSANHQSVVREWHVPDPCSPDSVVDPSTNRELLRVDEPQFNHDAGALVFGPDRYLYIAFGDGGQADDQGDGHVEGGNGQDPSNILGSIVRIDPTGSNAPNGKYGIPVDNPFVGVDGFLDEIYVYGLRNPFRFSFDSRTGRMYIGDVGQNDIEEIDIGVAGGNFGWRIKEGSFCFDPNGTEPGFVFACRPGDLPDDLIDPIAEYDHDEGVAVVGGFVYRGNRIPALKGRYVFGDFAGPTGGRLFFLHRNNRIREFQLADKEMLGLSVLGFGQDTRGELYVLANEEGVPFGESGVVLQITPAKGRRATFSAHLSGASEVPPVGTRARGQALVRFSDRTALNFTVLVGNIRGVTASHIHCGPEGVNGPVGVTLFSGGPLDVHGILVRSSATSPDTDNACGWETLDEVETAILRGNAYVNVHTQTNPAGEIRGQVR; the protein is encoded by the coding sequence ATGGCTCTGCTGACAGTACTGGTCGGTATCCCGCTCATCTCTCGAGACAGTCCGCCGTTGGAGGACCCTATTCCGGAACCAATCCGGACCGGCAACGTCGAGATCAGCCTGGCACCGGTCGCCGATGGCTTGACGGCCCCAAACTGGGGAACGTTCGCCCCCGGATGCGCCGAGCTGAGTGGCCGGTTGTACGTGACAGATCAGGATGGCATCCTGTGGGGCATCGAGCTGGCAACTGGCGAGAAGGACGTCATTCTCGACGTGAGCGCCATGCTGGTTAGCCTGGGCGTTGGCGGGCCGGGAACCTTCGACGAGCGGGGCTTCTTGGGTGTGGCCTTTCATCCGGACTACGCGCAGAACGGGCTCCTCTACACCTATACATCCGAACCGGTGGCCGGCCCAGCGGATTATTCCACCATGCCTGAAGGCGTGTCGGCCAACCACCAGAGCGTCGTGCGCGAGTGGCACGTTCCGGATCCCTGCAGTCCGGATTCGGTGGTCGACCCTTCGACCAACCGGGAACTCCTACGTGTAGATGAGCCACAGTTCAATCACGATGCCGGGGCGCTCGTTTTCGGTCCCGACCGTTATCTGTACATCGCGTTCGGTGACGGCGGCCAAGCAGACGACCAGGGTGATGGACACGTCGAGGGTGGGAATGGCCAGGATCCGAGCAATATCCTCGGGAGCATCGTCCGCATCGATCCGACCGGCAGCAACGCTCCCAATGGCAAGTACGGCATTCCGGTCGATAACCCATTTGTCGGCGTGGACGGCTTCCTCGACGAAATCTATGTCTATGGCCTACGTAACCCGTTCCGCTTCTCGTTCGACTCGCGGACCGGCAGGATGTACATCGGCGACGTCGGCCAGAACGACATCGAGGAAATCGATATTGGCGTCGCGGGCGGCAACTTCGGCTGGCGCATCAAAGAGGGCTCCTTCTGCTTCGACCCGAACGGGACGGAGCCGGGCTTTGTCTTCGCGTGCCGGCCCGGCGATCTGCCGGACGATCTGATTGACCCAATTGCTGAATACGACCATGACGAGGGCGTCGCCGTGGTTGGCGGTTTCGTCTACCGGGGCAACCGGATCCCAGCCCTGAAGGGCCGTTACGTCTTTGGCGATTTCGCCGGCCCGACCGGCGGAAGGCTGTTCTTCCTGCATCGGAACAACCGCATTCGCGAATTCCAGCTGGCCGATAAGGAGATGCTGGGGCTCTCAGTGCTGGGCTTTGGCCAGGACACTCGCGGTGAGCTGTACGTGCTGGCAAACGAGGAAGGCGTGCCCTTCGGCGAGAGCGGCGTTGTCCTCCAGATCACCCCGGCCAAGGGACGGCGAGCCACGTTCTCGGCTCACTTGAGCGGTGCCTCGGAGGTGCCGCCAGTAGGCACGCGAGCTCGTGGCCAAGCCCTTGTTCGGTTCAGCGACCGTACAGCGCTGAACTTCACCGTGCTCGTTGGCAACATCCGAGGTGTCACGGCTTCCCATATTCACTGCGGCCCTGAGGGCGTGAATGGCCCGGTCGGCGTCACCCTTTTCAGCGGTGGCCCGCTGGACGTCCACGGCATCTTGGTGCGGAGCTCCGCCACTTCGCCTGACACAGACAACGCCTGCGGTTGGGAAACGCTGGACGAGGTGGAGACCGCCATCTTGAGGGGAAACGCCTATGTCAACGTCCACACGCAGACCAACCCGGCGGGCGAAATCCGAGGCCAGGTCCGCTGA
- a CDS encoding ATP-binding cassette domain-containing protein: MTEPVIALEGVEKSYRFFRLSDIRLQLDPGQILGLVGPNGAGKSTIIRILMAMVRQDRGEVRVLGHVMPREAAIAKREVGFVSEDMRLYGSATLAWHMRLVASVCPRWDGAYAELLAQRFNLHPAQTVKALSHGQRMKATLLLALARRPRLLLLDEPTTGLDPVARHEVLAELMDVIRDERRAILFSSHNTQDVEQISDQIAFLDRGRLIDSSDKETFLDRWRRLRLDVPSGMPLPQPPGVVDTTATGRIAVVTTRTYADGLDAVYERAGATVREVQRMTLEEIFVATVMSNRRENDT, encoded by the coding sequence ATGACTGAGCCCGTCATTGCGCTGGAAGGTGTCGAGAAGTCGTACCGCTTCTTCCGGTTGTCGGACATCCGGTTGCAGCTCGACCCCGGACAGATCCTCGGGCTGGTAGGCCCGAACGGCGCCGGCAAGTCGACGATCATCCGCATTCTCATGGCAATGGTGCGGCAGGACCGCGGTGAGGTCCGTGTCCTGGGCCATGTGATGCCGCGCGAGGCGGCTATCGCGAAGCGCGAGGTCGGCTTCGTCTCCGAGGACATGCGCCTCTATGGGTCGGCGACACTCGCGTGGCATATGCGCCTGGTGGCCTCGGTCTGTCCCAGGTGGGACGGCGCGTATGCAGAGCTCCTGGCACAACGCTTCAACTTGCACCCGGCGCAAACGGTCAAGGCGCTGTCGCACGGCCAGCGGATGAAAGCCACGTTGTTGCTCGCGCTGGCACGGAGGCCACGCCTGCTGCTGCTCGACGAGCCGACGACGGGTCTGGATCCGGTGGCGCGGCATGAAGTGCTCGCCGAGCTCATGGACGTGATCCGCGACGAGCGCCGCGCGATCCTCTTCTCATCGCACAACACGCAGGACGTCGAGCAGATCTCGGATCAGATCGCGTTTCTCGATCGCGGCAGGCTCATTGACTCGAGCGACAAGGAGACGTTTCTCGATCGCTGGCGCCGCCTGCGCCTCGATGTCCCGTCGGGCATGCCCCTGCCGCAGCCACCTGGCGTGGTCGACACGACCGCGACGGGGCGAATCGCCGTTGTCACCACTCGGACGTATGCAGACGGGCTCGACGCCGTCTACGAGCGTGCCGGCGCCACGGTGCGCGAGGTGCAGCGTATGACGCTCGAGGAGATCTTCGTCGCCACCGTAATGAGCAATCGACGGGAGAACGACACATGA
- a CDS encoding GntR family transcriptional regulator, translated as MHSDLLISQADRRPMYLQIMEQVRHRIAVGDWPPGHELPSIRALAATVQVSVITVKRAYFELERDGVIVTRHGKGSFVADGADLATRLRHDELDEHLAAAAEIARVLGLTAGELESRLREALKSDGKQR; from the coding sequence ATGCACAGTGACCTGCTGATCTCCCAGGCCGATCGGCGCCCGATGTATCTCCAGATCATGGAGCAAGTCAGGCACCGAATTGCCGTCGGCGACTGGCCGCCTGGGCACGAGCTGCCATCGATCCGGGCGCTGGCGGCCACGGTGCAGGTGAGCGTGATCACGGTCAAGCGCGCCTACTTCGAGCTGGAGCGCGACGGCGTGATCGTGACGCGGCACGGCAAGGGGTCGTTTGTGGCCGATGGCGCCGACCTCGCCACGAGGTTGCGGCATGACGAGCTGGACGAGCATCTGGCGGCCGCTGCTGAGATCGCCCGCGTGCTCGGGCTTACGGCAGGTGAGCTCGAGTCGCGGCTGCGGGAAGCCTTGAAGAGCGATGGAAAACAACGATGA